The genomic window TTTATCTATTATTAATTGTCAATTTTACAACCTGGAAATTAGAGACTGTGAAATTAATGGGGATGTAAAAATAGAAAATAATATTGTTTATAATGAACTCTCCTTTATAGATAATGACATAAAATCTAAAAAGATGAGTCTAGATACTAATTTAGTTTTAAACTCTCTTAAAATTAATAGTATTTTTAATAAAATTAAATCCTATAATATTTCTTCAAATATAATAGTTAATAATCTAGATTTAACAAGGCTGGTAATCTTTAATAGTGAATATGAAAAAATTAATCTTAATATTACTAATAATAATATCTCCGACTTATTTATTATTAGTTTAGTTAATAATGAAATAGAATTTTTAGCAAATTTAATATTAAACTTAAACGAGGGGAGATTTGAACCAGAATACTTTCACGAAGTGGTAAATTATTATTACTATTCTATTCTTCATTCAGATAATTTAACGGAACATATTAATTCATACTTTATGAACAAATACTCATTCCTAGATGAAAATTATTCTTACCGTAATATTGATAATGACGATAAAGAATATTTAAATCAAATGATTGTTGAGTTTGTACATAAATTAAGTTATTTTAACTATAAACTCTTAAACTTGGAACCCAAATATACTTTAATTCTTAGAAGTGCAAGTATTGAGAACTGTGACATCCATCTCGATTATAGTGAATTCTCAGCATTAGATATTTATAGAGCTAAAATTTCATTTATTGATCCCATTACTTTTAATCAAGCAAAAAATATTATACAGGCTAATAATAATGAAGAAGTTAGCCAATCTTTTCAAATACTATCTAATATTTATAGAAATCGCGATCTAAAACTATCAAACAAGTTCAAAGAATTTTCATTAGATATTAAGTATAATAACAGACTAAAAAAATTCTTTTCAGGATATGATGTTTACCCATGGAAAGTGTTGAGATTCATGTTAATTATTATGGTTGCATTTGCTATTGTTTATTTTTTTACCGGTTTAAATAATACCGACTATAAAAAGACTTATACGCTATATAGATGGAGTGTAGCTACTAATATTGAGTTGTGGAGAGCATTCTATTTTTCAATTGTAACTTTTTCAACACTAGGTTTTGGTGACTTATATCCAAATAAATATTCAAGTTTTTTTGCAGCTTCTGAAGGACTTATAGGTGCATTTACAATTGCCTATTATATAGGCATTAAAATTAATAATAGGAATTAGTTACTATAATGTTTAATTTTTTTTAACTGATTATTGCTATTATAAACTTCAATTGTTATAATTTGGTCAGTATATTTTTCTTTTATGAATGCAACTGCATCTTCTGTATTTTTATTTTTTATACGATAATTTAAGTCTTTTGAGTTACTATATACTTTGAATCCCTTTATTGTCGGATAGAAAAATAATTTTATACTCATAATTTCATACCTTTCATTATTTATTACATACTATGAATTTGTACTATTAATAATTCTTAGTATATATAATATAATGTATCTTATTTAAAAAAATGTTAAATTATGGTATTAATCCACAGGAAGTGGTATAATATATTTAACTTATTTTAGTTTTCGGGGAGGGAGAGAATATATGGCTAACTTAAAAAGTCATTTATTAAAGAAACATATTTTAAATCATAATATAATAGATGTTGTATTAACTGATTTAGAAATTCAGCAAGAGGTATCTAGCTTAAAAATTGCCCGAGAAAAATATAATAATGCACAAAAAAGACGCCAATTCATTAAAAATGGTAATGATTACTCAAATAGTAGTATTATAAGGTCATTAAAATAGAATATGCAATTGAGAAAATTAGAAAAAGCGTACTTATCTCAAACGAGATTAGGTACGCTTTTTTATATGGTGTTTAGACTACTAATACTTCTACATTCTGCTTAAACTACCTTATAAATTCTAAAATACTAACATCCTTAATGCAGATGTTCCCTTTTCCACCTGTTCCAAATTCGAATTTTAAGTCAGCATCAACGTAAGTATTATCATCCATTTTGAATATTAACTCATACATTTGAGCGTA from Haloplasma contractile SSD-17B includes these protein-coding regions:
- a CDS encoding potassium channel family protein → MEDKRIKISGNDVYVTDYIVEYDNFFELLLKYKKNYNLIFDNCTFNIISDSFHSANNQNYYVVNSIKYANCTFYNKEITNSIYLIKEVLFKNCRAECDIFFAFFKPVKPSKPVVFKVEKCNFLNLDFDYNVIDEFNNLLIRERSNEIYFSLDISKDTIIENDLSIINCQFYNLEIRDCEINGDVKIENNIVYNELSFIDNDIKSKKMSLDTNLVLNSLKINSIFNKIKSYNISSNIIVNNLDLTRLVIFNSEYEKINLNITNNNISDLFIISLVNNEIEFLANLILNLNEGRFEPEYFHEVVNYYYYSILHSDNLTEHINSYFMNKYSFLDENYSYRNIDNDDKEYLNQMIVEFVHKLSYFNYKLLNLEPKYTLILRSASIENCDIHLDYSEFSALDIYRAKISFIDPITFNQAKNIIQANNNEEVSQSFQILSNIYRNRDLKLSNKFKEFSLDIKYNNRLKKFFSGYDVYPWKVLRFMLIIMVAFAIVYFFTGLNNTDYKKTYTLYRWSVATNIELWRAFYFSIVTFSTLGFGDLYPNKYSSFFAASEGLIGAFTIAYYIGIKINNRN